A genomic region of Methylobacterium durans contains the following coding sequences:
- a CDS encoding RNA polymerase sigma factor — protein MTERTHHQPPADEIELLEQARCHDPSAIRLILQQHNRRLYRIARSIVRNDSEAEDVLQEAYVRAFTRLNTFRGEARFSTWLTRIVINEALGRLRHQRSSLGLSSSPAHRTSAEIIPFPHPSVPLDPEALMAQHQIRALLEQAIDRLPDGFRSVLIARLVEGLSTEETAELLGLRLETVKTRLHRARQLLRRDLEEQIGPVLTDAFPFAGSRCRRLTDAVLERLGLA, from the coding sequence ATGACCGAGCGCACCCATCATCAGCCCCCGGCCGACGAGATCGAACTCCTCGAACAAGCACGCTGCCACGATCCTTCGGCCATCCGGCTGATCCTCCAGCAACATAACCGCCGCCTGTACCGGATCGCGCGCAGCATCGTCCGGAATGACAGCGAGGCGGAGGACGTGCTGCAAGAGGCCTACGTGCGAGCCTTCACCCGCCTGAATACCTTCCGGGGCGAGGCGCGCTTCAGCACCTGGCTGACCCGCATCGTCATCAACGAAGCACTCGGCCGCCTCCGGCACCAGCGCTCAAGCTTAGGTCTCAGTTCCAGCCCGGCGCACAGGACCAGCGCCGAGATCATCCCGTTTCCGCACCCCAGCGTTCCGCTCGACCCGGAAGCTCTCATGGCACAACACCAGATCCGCGCTCTGCTCGAGCAGGCCATCGACCGGCTGCCAGACGGGTTCCGCTCGGTGCTCATCGCGCGCCTGGTCGAAGGCCTGAGCACCGAGGAAACCGCGGAGCTGCTCGGCCTCAGGCTGGAGACCGTCAAGACCCGCCTCCACCGGGCCCGGCAGCTGCTGAGGCGCGACTTGGAGGAGCAGATCGGTCCGGTGCTGACGGACGCCTTCCCGTTTGCTGGCTCTCGCTGCAGGCGCCTGACCGACGCGGTGTTGGAGCGGCTCGGCCTCGCGTAA
- a CDS encoding gluconate 2-dehydrogenase subunit 3 family protein: MPEHRIPASDPLKTARENDPRRDLYPGYDVLSKRDGPSWNAMTREVIAERLSIGPETHHFFTDDEWPTLKAICERIVPQPPGRPGWIPVAALVDHKLHAGERDGYRYAGLPEQGEAWRRGLQALDAEAQRAFGAHFHELGDWAQDKLLRAAEAGALTDPAWEDMASDLFFKQRVLPDVVKAYYAHPTAWNEIGWGGPASPRGYVRMDFGRRDPWEAAEAKPGHEEEARRANLRVSRW, encoded by the coding sequence ATGCCTGAGCACCGCATCCCAGCATCTGATCCGCTGAAGACAGCCCGGGAGAATGATCCGCGACGTGATCTCTACCCCGGCTACGATGTCCTCTCGAAGCGCGACGGCCCCTCCTGGAATGCGATGACCCGCGAGGTCATCGCGGAGCGGCTGAGCATCGGGCCAGAGACGCACCACTTCTTCACCGACGACGAATGGCCGACGCTGAAGGCGATCTGCGAGCGCATCGTGCCGCAACCGCCCGGCCGTCCCGGCTGGATCCCAGTGGCCGCCCTCGTCGACCACAAGCTGCACGCGGGCGAGAGGGACGGCTACCGCTATGCCGGTCTGCCCGAGCAGGGCGAAGCGTGGCGGCGCGGTCTGCAGGCCCTCGACGCGGAGGCACAGCGCGCCTTCGGCGCGCACTTCCACGAACTCGGCGATTGGGCGCAGGACAAGCTCTTGCGCGCCGCGGAGGCCGGTGCGCTGACGGATCCCGCCTGGGAGGACATGGCGAGCGACCTGTTCTTCAAGCAGCGGGTACTGCCCGACGTGGTGAAAGCCTACTACGCGCATCCCACCGCTTGGAACGAGATTGGCTGGGGCGGGCCCGCGAGCCCGCGCGGCTACGTGCGCATGGATTTCGGCCGCCGGGATCCTTGGGAGGCCGCCGAAGCCAAGCCTGGCCACGAGGAAGAGGCTCGTCGAGCCAACCTGCGGGTCAGCCGCTGGTGA
- a CDS encoding GMC family oxidoreductase yields MRLPGTGNAADNPQERTPGDDPRQVPRAGNGRAPNVMRIGAWVPMRQYVDDDEVDFVIVGTGAGGGTLAAKLAEHGFTVAALDAGPYWRPLEDFASDEMHQSKLYWTDERIVDGENPLQLGSNNSGKSVGGSTVHFAMVSLRFRPDWFKARSLLGYGADWPLDWREMWDYYGEVEQTLKIAGPVTYPWGPKRSRYPYRAHELSASAKVLARGAEALGIAWTPTPIATLSAPRGDAPPCVYRGFCTLGCSTNAKQSVLNTWLPRALKAGAEIRDLAMVGRIETKHGRATGVHYHREGRWRFQRARNVVVAGYAIETPRLLLMSASSEFPDGLANSSGLVGRYLTVQGNQAVWGVFDEEIRSYKGPPSLAITEHWNYEDRGKDFSGGYCYMSQGPLPTLWGKTQATARGLWGEALVAEMQRYNHVAGLKVVSEYMPQARNRVTLAEETDQYRLPIARVTYSWCDNDRAMNRHALAFMRQALEAAGGREIWDQENDTCHLNGTARMGDDPRTSVVNADCRSWDIPNLWICDGSVFPTVGGVNPSLTIQAIACRTADRIKALAACGDLSGAASASPKRALAWAS; encoded by the coding sequence ATGAGACTACCGGGAACCGGCAACGCCGCCGACAATCCGCAGGAACGCACGCCGGGCGACGATCCGAGGCAGGTTCCGCGCGCCGGCAATGGTCGCGCTCCGAACGTGATGCGGATCGGCGCGTGGGTGCCGATGCGCCAGTACGTCGACGACGATGAGGTCGACTTCGTGATTGTCGGCACGGGTGCGGGCGGCGGCACCCTCGCGGCCAAGCTCGCCGAGCACGGTTTCACGGTGGCCGCGCTCGATGCTGGGCCGTACTGGCGCCCCCTGGAGGATTTTGCCTCCGACGAGATGCATCAGTCGAAGCTCTACTGGACGGACGAGCGCATCGTCGACGGCGAGAACCCGCTGCAGTTGGGCTCGAACAATTCCGGCAAGTCAGTGGGCGGCTCGACCGTGCATTTCGCCATGGTCTCGCTGCGCTTCAGGCCGGACTGGTTCAAGGCGCGCAGCCTCCTCGGCTACGGCGCCGACTGGCCGCTCGATTGGCGTGAGATGTGGGACTACTACGGGGAAGTCGAGCAGACCCTGAAGATTGCGGGCCCGGTGACCTACCCGTGGGGGCCAAAGCGCTCACGTTACCCTTACCGCGCTCATGAACTGAGCGCCTCCGCAAAGGTGCTGGCGCGCGGGGCTGAAGCGTTAGGGATTGCCTGGACGCCAACCCCGATTGCGACGCTCTCGGCGCCCCGGGGGGACGCGCCGCCCTGTGTCTACCGCGGCTTCTGTACGCTGGGCTGCTCCACGAATGCCAAGCAGAGCGTGCTCAACACCTGGCTGCCGCGTGCCCTGAAAGCCGGCGCGGAGATCCGCGACCTCGCTATGGTCGGGCGGATCGAGACGAAGCACGGCCGCGCCACCGGCGTGCACTACCACCGGGAGGGCCGCTGGCGCTTTCAGCGGGCGCGCAACGTCGTGGTGGCTGGCTACGCCATCGAGACGCCCCGCCTCCTGCTGATGTCGGCCAGCTCCGAATTTCCGGACGGTCTCGCCAATTCCTCGGGCCTCGTCGGCCGCTACCTCACGGTGCAGGGCAACCAGGCGGTCTGGGGCGTGTTCGACGAGGAGATCCGCTCCTACAAGGGCCCGCCTTCGCTCGCGATCACCGAGCACTGGAACTACGAGGATCGCGGCAAGGACTTCTCCGGCGGCTACTGCTACATGAGCCAGGGCCCGCTGCCGACCCTTTGGGGCAAGACGCAGGCGACTGCCCGTGGGCTGTGGGGCGAGGCGCTTGTCGCCGAGATGCAGCGCTACAATCACGTAGCAGGGCTGAAGGTCGTCTCCGAGTACATGCCGCAGGCACGCAACCGCGTCACGCTTGCCGAGGAGACGGACCAGTACCGGCTGCCGATTGCACGTGTGACGTACTCCTGGTGCGACAACGACCGAGCGATGAACCGGCACGCTTTGGCGTTCATGCGCCAAGCCCTGGAAGCGGCGGGCGGGCGCGAGATCTGGGACCAGGAGAACGACACCTGCCACCTCAACGGCACGGCGCGCATGGGCGACGACCCGCGGACCTCCGTCGTGAATGCCGATTGCCGCTCCTGGGATATCCCAAACCTCTGGATCTGCGACGGCTCGGTCTTCCCGACCGTGGGCGGGGTGAACCCGTCCCTGACGATCCAGGCGATCGCCTGCCGCACGGCTGACCGGATCAAGGCTTTGGCCGCGTGCGGAGACCTCTCCGGCGCGGCGTCGGCCTCGCCCAAGCGAGCCCTCGCATGGGCAAGCTGA
- a CDS encoding catalase family peroxidase, whose amino-acid sequence MRQTKIGLAFVASLLALTTGIPAFAEEPSTAEQTIDAMNKLFGKHPGLRANHAKGVVAEGSFTPSPEAAKISKASLFQGPPVPVTIRFSDATGVPTIADGAANANPHGMALKCKLADGSEMDVVVNALKFFPVATGEEFRDLLRAAAESGPDAAHPTALERFAASHPAAATAGKTAKTPSSFARQTYNGVNAFIFVDKDGKRQPFRYRFVPAEGEEILTPEEAAKRGPNYLMDEIGPRLAREPARFRVLAQLAEPGDPTNDATKPWPDDRRTVDLGTLTVTKAVADSANAEKALLFMPNALTDGIEVSDDPLIDARVQAYAVSFSRRSQ is encoded by the coding sequence ATGCGGCAGACAAAAATCGGGCTCGCCTTCGTGGCGAGCCTCCTGGCTCTGACGACCGGCATCCCCGCCTTCGCCGAGGAGCCCTCGACCGCCGAGCAGACCATCGACGCGATGAACAAGCTGTTCGGCAAGCATCCGGGCTTGCGGGCCAACCACGCCAAGGGCGTCGTGGCGGAAGGGAGCTTCACGCCCTCGCCCGAGGCCGCCAAGATCAGCAAGGCATCTCTGTTCCAGGGCCCGCCCGTACCCGTGACGATCCGCTTCTCGGATGCGACGGGCGTGCCCACCATCGCGGACGGGGCCGCCAACGCGAACCCGCACGGCATGGCCCTGAAGTGCAAGCTCGCCGACGGCTCGGAGATGGACGTCGTCGTGAACGCGCTGAAGTTCTTCCCCGTCGCCACGGGCGAGGAGTTCCGCGACCTTCTGAGAGCGGCCGCTGAGAGCGGTCCGGATGCTGCCCATCCGACGGCGCTGGAGCGCTTCGCCGCCAGCCACCCGGCTGCCGCCACAGCCGGCAAGACCGCCAAGACCCCGTCGAGCTTCGCCCGCCAGACCTACAACGGCGTCAACGCCTTCATCTTCGTGGACAAGGATGGCAAGCGTCAGCCGTTCCGCTACCGCTTTGTACCGGCAGAGGGCGAGGAGATCCTCACGCCTGAGGAGGCGGCCAAGCGCGGACCGAACTATCTCATGGACGAGATCGGTCCGCGCCTCGCGCGTGAGCCCGCGAGGTTCCGAGTGCTGGCACAGCTTGCAGAGCCGGGCGACCCGACGAACGATGCCACCAAGCCCTGGCCGGACGACCGCCGCACGGTTGATCTCGGCACCCTGACGGTGACGAAGGCTGTGGCCGACAGCGCGAACGCCGAGAAGGCACTGCTGTTCATGCCGAACGCGCTGACCGACGGAATCGAGGTCTCCGACGATCCGCTGATCGATGCCCGCGTCCAGGCCTACGCGGTCTCATTCAGCCGTCGCTCGCAGTGA
- a CDS encoding thiamine pyrophosphate-requiring protein gives MADTVGDFFWKRLSEWGVRIVFGYPGDGINGLLGALNRTEEPIEFVQVRHEEMAAFMASAYAKFTGELGVCMATSGPGASHLITGLYDARLDHMPVLAITGQQARTAVGGHYQQELDLQSMFKDVAGAFVQQASAPAQTRHLVDRAIRIAKGERAVTALIFPNDLQDVPYEEPPRKHGTLQSGVGYTDPKMVPFDADLRRAADVLNAGSKVAILVGAGALHATDEVIAVANKLQAGCAKALLGKAALPDDLPWVTGSIGLLGTKPSWDLMMECDTLLMIGSGFPYSEFLPKPGQARGVQIDIKPGMLSIRYPMEVPLMGDAAETLRALLPLLEQKSDTSWRKTIEQGVADWWKDAENRALAKANPVNPQRVAWELSPRLPEGAIITSDSGSCANWYARDLKIRRGMMCSLSGGLASMGAAVPYAIAAKFAHPDRPVIALVGDGAMQMNNMAELITVKKYWQRWSNKTWICCVFNNEDLNQVTWEQRVQEGDPKFEATQVIPNVPYHKFAELIGLRGIYVDDPERMAAAWDEALASDRPVVLEVKTDPEVPPLPPHITFEQAKDFMAMLWKGDPKESHLLADTARQVLASVLPGGHK, from the coding sequence ATGGCTGACACCGTCGGTGATTTCTTCTGGAAGCGGCTGTCGGAATGGGGAGTACGGATCGTGTTCGGCTACCCGGGCGATGGCATCAACGGCCTCCTCGGAGCCCTTAATCGCACTGAAGAACCGATCGAGTTCGTCCAGGTGCGCCACGAGGAGATGGCCGCCTTCATGGCCTCCGCCTACGCCAAGTTTACAGGAGAACTCGGCGTCTGCATGGCCACCTCTGGCCCTGGAGCCAGCCACCTGATCACAGGCCTCTATGATGCGCGGCTCGATCACATGCCGGTGCTCGCAATCACGGGTCAGCAGGCACGCACTGCCGTCGGCGGGCATTACCAGCAGGAACTCGACCTGCAATCCATGTTCAAGGATGTGGCCGGCGCCTTCGTCCAGCAGGCCAGCGCACCTGCTCAGACACGCCATTTGGTGGATCGCGCCATCCGCATCGCCAAAGGCGAGCGGGCCGTGACCGCCCTCATTTTCCCAAACGACCTGCAGGACGTGCCCTACGAGGAGCCGCCGCGCAAACATGGAACCCTGCAGTCGGGTGTCGGCTACACCGATCCCAAGATGGTGCCCTTCGACGCTGACCTGCGGCGCGCCGCCGATGTACTTAATGCCGGCAGTAAGGTCGCGATCCTGGTCGGAGCCGGCGCGCTCCACGCTACGGACGAGGTCATCGCGGTCGCCAACAAGCTGCAGGCGGGTTGCGCCAAGGCGCTGCTCGGCAAGGCCGCCCTGCCGGATGATTTGCCCTGGGTCACCGGCTCGATCGGGCTACTCGGCACCAAGCCGAGCTGGGACCTCATGATGGAGTGCGACACGCTCCTGATGATCGGCTCAGGCTTCCCCTATTCCGAGTTCCTGCCAAAACCCGGCCAGGCACGGGGGGTGCAGATCGACATCAAGCCCGGGATGCTCTCGATCCGCTATCCCATGGAGGTGCCGCTCATGGGCGACGCCGCCGAGACGCTGCGGGCGCTCCTGCCGCTCTTGGAGCAGAAGTCCGACACCTCCTGGCGCAAGACCATTGAGCAGGGGGTCGCTGACTGGTGGAAGGATGCGGAGAACCGCGCCCTGGCCAAGGCCAATCCGGTGAACCCGCAGCGCGTCGCCTGGGAGCTCTCGCCGCGCCTGCCCGAGGGAGCGATCATCACCTCCGATTCCGGCTCGTGCGCCAACTGGTACGCCCGCGACCTGAAGATCCGGCGCGGCATGATGTGCTCGCTCTCGGGCGGGCTCGCCTCGATGGGGGCAGCCGTGCCCTACGCGATCGCCGCCAAGTTCGCCCATCCCGACCGGCCGGTGATCGCGCTCGTGGGCGACGGCGCCATGCAGATGAACAATATGGCCGAGCTGATTACGGTCAAGAAATACTGGCAGCGCTGGTCCAACAAGACCTGGATCTGCTGCGTGTTCAACAACGAGGATTTGAACCAAGTCACCTGGGAGCAGCGCGTACAGGAGGGCGACCCGAAGTTCGAGGCGACTCAAGTCATCCCCAACGTGCCCTACCACAAGTTCGCCGAGCTGATCGGCCTCCGGGGCATCTACGTGGACGATCCGGAGCGGATGGCGGCCGCCTGGGATGAGGCGCTGGCCAGCGACCGCCCGGTGGTGCTGGAGGTGAAGACCGATCCCGAGGTGCCGCCGCTGCCGCCGCACATCACCTTCGAGCAGGCCAAGGATTTCATGGCGATGCTCTGGAAGGGCGACCCGAAGGAGAGTCATCTCCTCGCCGACACGGCACGTCAGGTGCTCGCCTCCGTGCTGCCCGGGGGCCACAAGTGA
- a CDS encoding SDR family oxidoreductase, with the protein MPNNANRTVVVTGGTAGVGRAVAVEFARHGWSVGVIARGRKGLDSTVTQIRRMGGRALAIQADVADADALMRSADEITAAFGSLDVWVNNAMVTIYAPVQETSPEEFRQATAVTYLGQVHGTLAALKHMVPADRGTIVHVGSALVYRSIPLQASYCAAKAAVRGFVDSLRSELLHDGSRVRLTMVQLPAVNTPQFDWARSRLPRELEPVPPIYQPEAIARHVYAAAQDAPRELWIGASAWKAILGNAIVPGWIDRYLARQGYRGEMTSVPADRDRPDNLYGAVDTDPGAHGRFDGRSRDAVAAANPRWLKIGLALVLGAVAGATLLAAEASGSAHARRRLSDR; encoded by the coding sequence ATGCCGAACAACGCAAACCGCACAGTTGTAGTAACTGGGGGAACGGCCGGCGTTGGCCGAGCCGTGGCGGTCGAGTTTGCTCGCCACGGCTGGAGTGTTGGCGTCATCGCGCGCGGTCGCAAAGGCCTCGACAGTACGGTCACACAGATCAGGCGGATGGGAGGGCGAGCACTCGCTATTCAGGCCGATGTGGCGGATGCCGATGCGCTGATGCGGTCTGCCGACGAGATTACCGCCGCATTCGGTAGCCTCGACGTCTGGGTCAACAACGCCATGGTGACCATCTACGCGCCGGTGCAGGAAACGAGCCCCGAGGAGTTCCGGCAGGCGACCGCCGTCACCTATCTCGGCCAGGTTCACGGCACGCTGGCAGCCCTGAAGCACATGGTCCCAGCGGATCGCGGCACCATCGTGCATGTGGGATCGGCGCTGGTTTACCGGTCGATCCCGCTGCAGGCGAGCTACTGCGCGGCAAAGGCCGCGGTGCGGGGCTTCGTCGATTCTCTGAGGAGCGAGCTTCTCCACGACGGCAGTCGGGTGCGGCTCACCATGGTGCAGCTGCCCGCCGTCAACACGCCGCAGTTCGACTGGGCGCGCTCACGGCTGCCGCGCGAGCTTGAACCGGTGCCGCCGATCTACCAGCCGGAGGCAATTGCTCGACACGTTTACGCGGCAGCGCAAGACGCGCCGCGTGAGCTCTGGATCGGCGCTTCTGCCTGGAAGGCGATCCTAGGCAATGCAATAGTCCCAGGCTGGATCGACCGATACCTCGCACGGCAGGGGTACAGAGGCGAGATGACGAGTGTGCCGGCCGATCGCGATCGCCCGGACAACCTCTACGGGGCAGTCGATACCGATCCCGGCGCACATGGCCGCTTCGATGGGCGCTCACGCGACGCCGTTGCCGCCGCCAACCCGCGCTGGCTCAAGATCGGCCTCGCGCTCGTCCTCGGGGCAGTGGCGGGAGCAACTCTGCTCGCGGCAGAGGCAAGCGGAAGTGCTCATGCGCGCCGGCGGCTCAGCGACCGCTGA
- a CDS encoding enolase C-terminal domain-like protein codes for MPPDAQIAAIRARAYTIPTDAPGADGTFSWQNTTLVVVIVEAANCSGLGYTYSHVSDASLINETLGPLLEGGNAFDIPSLNAKLWRQVRNIGRAGLAATAISALDVALWDLKARLLDLPLVRLLGATRSATPIYGSGGFTSYSDAQLREQLGGWVDRDGCTAVKMKVGSDPARDPARMKVARSAIGEAALFIDANGALTPKRALQFAKAAAEFGVRWFEEPVSSDDLDGLRFVRQRAPAGMEIAAGEYAYNLDDVRCMLASGAVDVQQADITRCGGVTGFLAVGTLCAAHHIDLSGHCAPALHLHAACSLPRFRHLEWFHDHVRIEQMLFEGAPVPCNGRIKPDLSCPGHGLTFKHKDAERYAA; via the coding sequence ATGCCGCCAGACGCACAGATCGCGGCGATCAGGGCACGGGCCTATACGATCCCGACCGACGCCCCCGGGGCCGACGGCACCTTCTCGTGGCAGAACACCACCCTGGTGGTGGTCATAGTCGAGGCCGCGAACTGCTCAGGCCTCGGCTACACCTACTCTCACGTAAGTGACGCCAGTCTCATCAACGAGACGCTGGGGCCACTGCTCGAGGGCGGCAATGCCTTCGACATTCCAAGCCTCAACGCAAAGCTCTGGCGGCAGGTGCGCAACATCGGACGCGCCGGTCTGGCCGCGACCGCGATCTCCGCGCTCGATGTGGCGCTCTGGGATCTGAAGGCGCGGCTCCTCGATCTGCCGCTGGTGCGCCTTCTCGGCGCGACGCGGTCTGCCACTCCGATCTACGGCAGCGGGGGCTTCACGAGTTACTCTGACGCGCAGCTGCGGGAGCAACTCGGAGGCTGGGTCGACCGCGACGGCTGCACGGCCGTGAAGATGAAGGTCGGCAGCGATCCAGCCCGTGACCCAGCGCGCATGAAGGTAGCCCGCTCGGCCATTGGCGAGGCGGCCCTGTTCATCGACGCGAATGGCGCCCTGACCCCAAAACGCGCCCTGCAGTTTGCTAAGGCCGCAGCGGAGTTTGGGGTGCGCTGGTTTGAGGAGCCAGTGAGCAGCGACGACCTTGACGGCCTGCGTTTCGTGCGTCAGCGGGCGCCAGCCGGAATGGAGATCGCGGCGGGCGAGTACGCCTATAATCTCGATGACGTTCGCTGCATGCTGGCGTCCGGGGCCGTCGACGTGCAGCAGGCCGACATCACCCGCTGCGGCGGCGTCACCGGTTTCCTGGCTGTCGGCACACTCTGTGCCGCCCACCACATCGACCTTTCCGGCCACTGTGCGCCGGCGCTTCATCTTCATGCCGCCTGCTCGCTCCCACGCTTCCGGCACCTCGAGTGGTTCCACGACCATGTGCGCATCGAGCAGATGCTGTTCGAGGGCGCACCGGTCCCGTGTAACGGGCGGATAAAGCCCGACCTGAGCTGTCCTGGCCATGGCCTGACCTTCAAGCACAAGGATGCGGAGCGCTATGCTGCCTGA
- a CDS encoding Crp/Fnr family transcriptional regulator produces MAYAFLRKLERAGPLTDEERIELQNLTLNPRPVSARQDIVTGDAVDRVPLILSGFACRYKVLQAGNRRLVSFALPGDLCSMHDAGTFGRDLRLGALTSCSVVDIPRSRLMELISTYPGISRALWWVTLRELSRAREWIVNDTRPAEKRLAHLLCELLTCLQLIDLANENSFKFPVSQSDVADALGISPVHVNRVLRALRTSGLATWSNQRITILDVQGLKAFGEFDPGYLCFEGCGADMPMPSTQRPLACAS; encoded by the coding sequence GTGGCGTATGCCTTCCTGCGGAAGCTCGAACGCGCGGGTCCGCTGACCGATGAGGAACGGATTGAGCTGCAGAACCTGACGCTCAATCCCCGGCCGGTGTCGGCTCGTCAGGATATCGTCACGGGTGACGCTGTCGATCGCGTCCCCCTCATCCTGAGCGGCTTTGCCTGCCGCTACAAGGTGCTCCAAGCCGGCAATCGCCGGCTCGTCTCCTTCGCTCTGCCGGGGGACCTCTGCTCGATGCACGACGCCGGCACGTTCGGACGCGATCTGCGCCTTGGCGCGCTCACGTCCTGCTCGGTCGTTGACATTCCCCGCTCCAGACTGATGGAGTTGATCAGCACCTATCCGGGCATCAGCCGCGCACTCTGGTGGGTCACCCTGCGCGAGCTGAGCCGGGCTCGCGAGTGGATCGTCAACGACACGCGTCCGGCCGAGAAGCGTCTGGCGCACCTTCTCTGCGAGTTGCTGACCTGCCTACAGCTGATCGATCTCGCCAATGAGAACAGCTTCAAGTTTCCTGTGTCCCAGAGCGACGTGGCCGATGCGCTCGGCATCTCGCCGGTTCACGTGAACCGCGTCCTGCGGGCGCTGCGTACGAGCGGGCTCGCCACTTGGAGCAACCAGCGGATCACGATCCTGGATGTTCAGGGGCTGAAAGCGTTCGGCGAGTTCGACCCGGGCTACCTCTGCTTTGAGGGCTGCGGAGCGGACATGCCCATGCCCAGCACGCAACGGCCTTTGGCCTGCGCGTCATGA
- a CDS encoding SMP-30/gluconolactonase/LRE family protein produces MLDPNIELVVDAQATIGEAPVWAAREGALYWVDVKAPALYRTDTASGETEHWRLPSEIGGFGLQADGSGAILALRSGVFALGFARGNLTHLAEPPFNPRTHRFNESDCDPAGRLWLGTMFEPEPGVEASPEAGHIYSFTVADGLVRHDEVALTANGFAWSPDGRTFYMAHTKDGRIEAIAFDAEQGRLGARRNLVTIPHQVGVPDGGAVDRDGFYWSAIHRGGRLHRYAPDGRLDREVLLPVQNPTMVAFGGDDLETLYVTSATHGQPGQPHEGGLFRCRPGVPGLARPLFGEAPLHSPI; encoded by the coding sequence ATGTTGGATCCGAATATTGAGCTTGTCGTGGATGCACAAGCTACCATTGGCGAGGCGCCGGTCTGGGCGGCGCGCGAAGGAGCTCTCTACTGGGTCGATGTAAAGGCTCCAGCCTTATATCGAACCGACACGGCTTCCGGTGAGACCGAGCACTGGAGGCTGCCCTCGGAGATCGGGGGTTTCGGACTGCAGGCAGACGGCTCGGGTGCGATCCTTGCTCTCCGCTCGGGCGTGTTCGCACTCGGCTTCGCCCGCGGGAACCTGACCCACTTGGCGGAGCCGCCATTCAATCCCAGGACGCATCGCTTCAACGAGAGTGACTGCGATCCCGCCGGTCGGCTCTGGCTTGGAACGATGTTCGAGCCGGAACCAGGCGTCGAGGCATCGCCTGAGGCTGGGCACATCTACTCGTTCACCGTCGCGGACGGTCTCGTCCGGCACGACGAGGTGGCGCTAACAGCAAACGGCTTCGCTTGGAGCCCGGACGGGCGCACCTTCTACATGGCGCATACGAAGGACGGCCGGATCGAGGCGATCGCCTTTGATGCTGAGCAGGGCCGGCTTGGCGCTCGGCGAAACCTTGTGACCATTCCTCATCAGGTCGGTGTTCCGGATGGTGGTGCGGTCGATCGGGACGGTTTCTACTGGAGTGCCATTCATCGTGGCGGCCGCCTGCACCGCTACGCCCCGGACGGCCGGTTGGACCGCGAGGTGCTGCTACCCGTTCAGAACCCAACCATGGTCGCGTTCGGCGGAGACGACCTTGAGACTCTTTATGTGACCAGCGCGACCCATGGGCAGCCCGGGCAGCCGCATGAGGGCGGTCTGTTTCGCTGCCGTCCAGGAGTGCCAGGCTTGGCGCGTCCACTGTTCGGAGAGGCTCCACTGCATTCGCCCATCTGA
- a CDS encoding DUF4142 domain-containing protein, whose translation MLMRGTAALAALVMSTITAGAQGTKPNDAQIAHIAYTAGQIDIKAAELALQKSQNKEVRSFAEDMVRDHKAVNDKALALVKKLNVTPQDNDTSKGLVKQADEKEASLRKLNGAAFDKAYAENEVGFHKTVNGALESTLIPSASNPELKDLLRTGLKIFQGHEQHAEHVVQALR comes from the coding sequence ATGCTCATGAGAGGAACTGCCGCTTTAGCCGCGTTGGTGATGAGCACCATCACAGCTGGCGCACAAGGCACCAAGCCGAACGACGCGCAGATCGCCCACATCGCCTACACGGCCGGGCAGATCGACATCAAGGCTGCCGAACTTGCGCTGCAGAAGTCCCAGAACAAGGAGGTGCGCTCCTTCGCCGAGGACATGGTGCGCGACCACAAGGCTGTGAACGACAAGGCTCTCGCGTTGGTCAAGAAGCTCAACGTTACCCCGCAGGACAATGACACCAGCAAGGGGCTGGTGAAGCAAGCCGACGAGAAGGAAGCGTCGCTGAGAAAGCTCAACGGTGCCGCCTTCGACAAGGCCTATGCCGAGAACGAGGTCGGCTTCCACAAGACCGTCAACGGAGCCCTTGAGAGCACGTTGATCCCATCGGCGAGCAATCCTGAGCTGAAGGACCTGCTGCGCACAGGGCTCAAGATATTCCAGGGGCACGAGCAGCATGCCGAGCATGTCGTGCAGGCGCTGAGGTGA